The Montipora capricornis isolate CH-2021 chromosome 3, ASM3666992v2, whole genome shotgun sequence genome window below encodes:
- the LOC138039925 gene encoding neuromedin-K receptor-like — MNNSSIFANNTFIEDDNDVDIYGGECPLLGGEDMLGRASKITALISIIAISLIGNLFLIVITLRTRRMRTTAYRFVVNMAIADLCTAVINMPESVVIEVTNTDEWLPGAIGVVLCKLLPFCQQVCAFCSILSLLIIALDRFFAINFPLRRFILQNRCKLIIATSWLIPCISSLPMLVANNIVESHGLILCLEEWPSPLDSMKSSRNYTVVLFVIFYLLPLIAISFLYGCVLYRLWKRKRPGNCSSSRHDTIFSRSKRKALKMFIAVVICFALCWLPFHVMFFIVAYDNNLYNCGVPADVYFVCFFFKHAISALNPCICMLFNKDYRDGFRQLIRNCGEH; from the coding sequence ATGAACAACAGCAGTATCTTCGCAAATAACACTTTTATAGAAGACGACAATGATGTGGACATATATGGCGGTGAATGTCCTCTGCTAGGTGGGGAAGACATGTTGGGGAGGGCAAGCAAGATAACAGCATTAATATCGATCATAGCTATATCGCTGATCGGAAATTTGTTCCTAATAGTTATCACTCTGAGGACTCGGCGTATGCGGACAACTGCGTACAGATTTGTTGTTAATATGGCTATTGCTGATCTCTGCACAGCAGTCATCAACATGCCAGAGTCTGTGGTGATAGAAGTAACAAATACAGACGAGTGGCTTCCAGGTGCTATAGGAGTGGTGCTGTGTAAACTGTTGCCTTTTTGTCAGCAGGTGTGTGCGTTTTGCTCAATTTTAAGTCTCTTGATAATCGCATTGGACCGATTTTTTGCTATTAACTTTCCGCTGAGAAGATTTATCCTTCAAAACCGTTGCAAGCTTATCATCGCGACTTCATGGCTTATACCCTGCATTTCAAGCTTGCCGATGCTCGTCGCTAATAACATAGTTGAATCACACGGCTTGATTCTGTGTCTCGAAGAATGGCCATCTCCTTTGGATTCCATGAAATCATCCAGGAACTATACAGTAGTTCTCTTTGTGATTTTCTATCTGCTCCCGTTGATTGCCATTTCTTTTCTCTACGGCTGCGTTCTTTACAGACTTTGGAAAAGAAAACGTCCAGGGAATTGTTCATCCTCTCGACATGATACGATTTTTTCGCGAAGTAAACGGAAAGCATTGAAAATGTTCATCGCAGTTGTCATTTGTTTTGCACTGTGTTGGCTACCTTTTCATGTTATGTTCTTTATTGTGGCATACGATAACAATTTGTACAATTGTGGTGTCCCAGCAGatgtatattttgtttgtttcttcttcaaacacGCTATAAGTGCTTTGAATCCATGTATATGTATGCTGTTCAACAAAGATTATCGCGATGGCTTCAGGCAATTAATTAGAAACTGTGGTGAACATTGA
- the LOC138041186 gene encoding growth hormone secretagogue receptor type 1-like, whose translation MKNASGNLTNGMNDSFPEEDEDDLYTDDLLDYCPPIKEVTALETTTKITALLVIIITSFIGNILIIIVTRRTRSLRKIAYSFVVNMAIADLLTTAINMPETLIVEIRNTDEWFPGDVGVVICKFLPFLQQVCAYCSVLSLLAISLDRYFAICLPLKRIMSKKLSTVIIFLTWLIPVVASAPMFVANNVVEEEGDILCVEDWPSPFDPVKAPNYYTIILFVLFYALPLTIISSLYTLVVLKIWRRRAPGNRSTVIAQVYSRSRKKALKMFISIVVCFTLCWLPYHVSFFLSSYVEFYLVCSLPRDIKFISLFFSHAISAINPCIYLIFNKDYRAGSKRQLSSSCCCVDSSVLHPADTTTAMAGNSRTDRIEEHEMKSFYIRSRRFWRKKIVPIQEDLISGRDSYVVQSNQDFASRDKT comes from the coding sequence ATGAAGAACGCGAGTGGTAATTTAACAAATGGTATGAACGATTCCTTTCCTGAAGAAGACGAGGATGACCTATACACCGATGATTTGCTGGACTACTGTCCTCCGATAAAAGAGGTAACTGCTCTCGAAACCACGACCAAGATAACAGCGTTATTAGTGATAATAATCACCTCCTTCATTGGGAATATCTTGATTATAATAGTCACAAGACGGACTCGGAGTCTGCGAAAGATAGCCTACAGTTTTGTTGTCAACATGGCTATTGCAGACCTACTAACCACTGCCATCAACATGCCAGAGACTCTAATTGTGGAGATACGTAATACCGATGAGTGGTTTCCAGGTGATGTGGGTGTGGTCATTTGCAAGTTTTTGCCATTTCTTCAGCAAGTTTGTGCCTATTGCTCCGTCCTGAGCTTGTTGGCAATCTCTTTGGACAGATACTTTGCAATTTGCCTACCGCTAAAAAGGATAATGTCGAAGAAGCTTTCGACAgtgattatttttttaacttggcTGATACCAGTGGTGGCGAGCGCGCCCATGTTCGTAGCCAACAATGTAGTCGAAGAAGAGGGCGATATTCTGTGCGTCGAGGACTGGCCTTCCCCTTTTGACCCCGTCAAAGCGCCCAACTACTACACGATCATCCTATTCGTATTGTTTTACGCGTTGCCATTGACCATTATATCGTCTTTGTACACTTTGGTCGTCTTAAAGATTTGGCGGAGAAGAGCTCCTGGTAACCGATCCACAGTCATAGCTCAGGTTTACTCAAGAAGCAGAAAAAAGGCgttgaaaatgtttatttcaatcGTTGTTTGTTTCACGCTCTGCTGGCTTCCTTATCACGTCAGCTTCTTTTTATCCTCGTATGTTGAGTTCTACCTCGTCTGTAGCCTCCCGAGAGAtatcaaatttatttctttatttttctcgCACGCCATCAGCGCAATCAATCCATGTATATATTTAATATTCAACAAAGACTATCGCGCGGGAAGTAAGCGTCAACTTTCCTCATCGTGTTGTTGCGTGGACTCCTCGGTACTGCATCCGGCTGACACGACTACTGCCATGGCTGGTAATTCGCGGACAGACAGAATAGAAGAGCATGAAATGAAGTCATTCTATATCCGCAGCAGAAGATTTTGGCGAAAAAAAATAGTTCCAATTCAGGAAGACTTAATATCAGGGCGCGACTCCTATGTCGTCCAGTCGAATCAAGATTTTGCTTCGAGAGATAAGACGTAA